The Lineus longissimus chromosome 2, tnLinLong1.2, whole genome shotgun sequence genome window below encodes:
- the LOC135483325 gene encoding proline-rich protein PRCC-like encodes MSLGLVAYDSSDEGSENSDVDEQSRLTSSESSTNQSKLSQSKINTASVSTAGLGSVRDGSSGHSGTLDRGTAPIRGGCEEINDNRSVASGDGGGGVLSGLSTLSSHHECRSDPTPASMISKSQQSNNGNDDISDEEDFVSSTTGPVGQFSNPLSGHISDEEDVGPGPAKFSILAGLPAPKNQLSEDVDISFFTTTTRPRTAVKTIQETTESSATLLSLVSELPAPKASSAVTLSGYEEEDEVEEEYKKKPVKAEIPLPVPKKRQPVKITVPSLAELDSDDDDGPRKKKARPAGGGLSGLLSMLPTPKQIVVKEKGRALIPHTLTKRPTPKASIAKPRSTVTPSTSAQAKRLPGVPDHAASDSDEDSDSVKFFSFGGDEPTSTASTSTDFPDVVMRTNPKSYPQVSLKPVSFSGAKPDSTSPSSTASFLSHMDTKETTVSSSMDITACDNLTGLRGPYSSGAGQSSDYSQFATGSYYSEGYGQHSEAAAGFSGETAEHYDNSGLYQPSVNQMEQMTSDEQFQRMVGKKFRGEAMHIVDVNADDQMSKEDLTKHLTEEVAGFSYSKKKNKDMPSSVQKRKHQITYLAFQAKERELELKNQWAQNRQTKRQTQSKYGF; translated from the exons ATGTCATTAGGGCTTGTAGCATATGACAGTAGTGATGAAGGTAGTGAAAACAGTGATGTTGACGAGCAAAGCCGTCTCACTTCTTCAGAATCTTCAACAAACCAAAGCAAACTTTCCCAGTCAAAAATCAACACTGCATCTGTCAGCACTGCTGGCCTTGGCAGTGTGCGTGATGGAAGCAGTGGTCATAGTGGTACACTTGATAGAGGTACTGCACCAATTCGAGGTGGATGTGAGGAGATCAATGACAACCGTTCAGTAGCCAGTGGCGATGGTGGCGGCGGTGTTTTGTCTGGCTTGTCAACGTTATCGTCTCATCATGAATGCAGGTCAGACCCAACACCAGCTTCAATGATATCGAAGTCACAGCAATCCAACAATGGAAATGATGATATATCTGATGAAGAAGACTTTGTTTCCTCAACAACTGGGCCTGTAGGGCAGTTTTCGAATCCTCTCTCTGGGCACATATCAGACGAGGAGGATGTCGGTCCTGGTCCAGCCAAGTTCTCCATCCTAGCAGGTTTACCAGCTCCAAAGAATCAACTGTCAGAAGATGTTGATATTTCGTTCTTTACGACTACAACAAGACCGAGGACAGCGGTAAAGACAATACAAGAGACCACAGAAAGCTCTGCAACACTGCTGTCACTGGTGTCAG AATTGCCTGCACCGAAAGCCAGTTCTGCAGTAACTCTATCTGGATATGAAGAGGAAGACGAAGTTGAAGAAGAGTACAAAAAAAAGCCAGTCAAGGCAGAGATTCCACTTCCAGTCCCAAAGAAAAGACAACCCGTCAAGATAACAGTGCCATCATTAGCAGAG CTtgattctgatgatgacgatggacCAAGGAAAAAGAAAGCAAGACCAGCTGGAGGG GGTCTTAGCGGATTGCTGTCTATGCTGCCCACTCCAAAACAAATTGTGGTCAAAGAAAAAGGCAGGGCGCTGATACCTCATACTCTGACTAAAAGGCCAACACCAAAAGCTAGCATTGCTAAACCACGATCCACCGTTACACCTTCAACTTCTGCACAAGCAAAGAGGTTGCCAGGAGTACCTGATCATGCTGCCAGTGACAGTGATGAAGACAGTGACTCTGTTAAATTCTTCTCTTTTGGTGGTGATGAACCTACAAGTACAGCTTCTACAAGCACAGACTTTCCTGATGTTGTAATGCGGACTAATCCAAAGAGTTACCCCCAGGTCTCACTGAAACCTGTTTCATTTTCTGGTGCTAAACCTGATTCTACTTCTCCTAGTTCAACAGCCTCATTTTTGTCACATATGGATACAAAAGAAACGACTGTTTCTAGTTCTATGGACATAACAGCATGTGATAATCTAACTGGACTTAGAGGACCCTATAGTTCAGGAGCTGGTCAATCATCGGACTATAGCCAGTTTGCGACTGGAAGTTATTACAGTGAAGGATATGGCCAGCATTCTGAAGCAGCAGCAGGATTTTCAGGAGAGACTGCCGAG CACTATGACAACAGTGGATTATATCAACCAAGTGTAAATCAGATGGAGCAGATGACAAGTGATGAACAG TTCCAGAGAATGGTTGGTAAGAAGTTCCGCGGTGAAGCTATGCATATTGTTGATGTCAATGCGGATGATCAGATGAGTAAGGAAGACCTCACCAAACACCTCACAGAAGAAGTTGCAGGATTCTCGTacagtaaaaagaaaaataaggaCATGCCATCATCAGTGCAGAAGAGGAAACACCAGATCACTTATCTGGCTTTCCAG GCTAAGGAGAGGGAATTAGAATTGAAGAACCAGTGGGCTCAGAACAGGCAGACAAAGCGCCAGACTCAATCCAAATATGGATTTTAA